A part of Jiangella alba genomic DNA contains:
- a CDS encoding oligopeptide/dipeptide ABC transporter ATP-binding protein, translated as MRELSFEGTTVRFGTGRSALTAVDGVDLVVPQGQVVGLVGESGSGKSTLAKAAVGLVPTSGGEVRLDGTPLRTRRDRRKLQMVFQDPHASLDPRMTIGESIAEALPGRRRRAARSAEVARLLELVGLDPARARSLPSGMSGGQRQRVALARALAAEPEVVLADEITSALDVSVQGSVLNLVRDLQRELGLTILFISHNLSVVRYVSDVIAVMYLGRIVEAGPADAVLSAPKHPYTRTLLDAAPAFGVALDDPVPADDARLDTEAPSPHDPPPGCRFHRRCPIGPLTRPERTICAETDPQPGAADRPHRAACHFAAEILEVPAR; from the coding sequence ATGAGGGAGCTGTCGTTCGAGGGCACGACGGTCCGGTTCGGGACCGGCCGCTCCGCGCTGACCGCCGTCGACGGGGTCGACCTCGTCGTGCCGCAGGGCCAGGTGGTCGGGCTGGTGGGCGAGTCCGGGTCGGGCAAGTCGACGCTGGCCAAGGCCGCGGTCGGGCTGGTCCCGACGAGCGGCGGCGAGGTGCGGCTGGACGGCACGCCGCTGCGCACCCGCCGCGACCGGCGCAAGCTGCAGATGGTGTTCCAGGACCCGCACGCGTCGCTGGACCCGCGGATGACCATCGGCGAGTCGATCGCCGAGGCGCTGCCCGGCCGGCGCCGCCGCGCCGCCCGGTCGGCCGAGGTGGCCCGGCTGCTGGAGCTGGTCGGCCTGGACCCGGCGAGGGCGCGGTCGCTGCCGTCGGGGATGTCCGGCGGGCAGCGGCAGCGGGTCGCGCTGGCCCGCGCGCTGGCCGCCGAGCCCGAGGTGGTGCTGGCCGACGAGATCACCTCCGCGCTCGACGTGTCGGTGCAGGGGTCGGTGCTCAACCTGGTCCGCGACCTGCAGCGCGAGCTCGGCCTGACCATCCTGTTCATCTCGCACAACCTGTCCGTGGTGCGCTACGTCAGCGACGTCATCGCCGTCATGTACCTGGGCCGCATCGTCGAGGCCGGCCCGGCCGACGCCGTGCTGTCGGCGCCGAAGCACCCCTACACCCGCACGCTGCTGGACGCCGCACCGGCGTTCGGCGTCGCGCTGGACGACCCCGTCCCCGCCGACGACGCCCGCCTCGACACCGAGGCGCCGTCGCCGCACGACCCGCCGCCGGGCTGCCGGTTCCACCGTCGCTGCCCGATCGGCCCGCTGACCCGGCCGGAGCGCACGATCTGCGCCGAGACCGACCCGCAGCCCGGCGCGGCGGACCGGCCGCACCGGGCCGCCTGCCATTTCGCCGCGGAGATCCTGGAGGTGCCGGCCCGATGA